The following are encoded in a window of Longibacter salinarum genomic DNA:
- a CDS encoding glycosyltransferase family 4 protein, translating to MAKPSLECQPARQCTDGAMHVCVIVGSLRSCVYLFVFSPSQLSTFPGLGPALMHILAFIHHYHTPDCATAVRPYSLVRHLARNHDVTLITTDAWRSRRHTDEFQWVPDNVRLIEYDVTYRNAMGTSERVIAFAKFAARALADGIRGTKPDVIFATSTPLSTGLVGALVARWHRVPWVFEVRDLWPDFPIQMGALRSPVLRSLLYRLESFLYRNASHVIGLSPDMTDHVQQIAPQTAASTVLYGSDLDFHRAVSDEDVARMRAIAGKDAPMTVLYAGSFGRANAIPSLIEVARKLQHRSDIRFVMTGEGYHAETVRQAERALDNLTRIPPLPHHQAVALFAAADVSLVSFADVPVLSSNSPGKLFDSLAAGTPVVVTNPGWTADVVRENRCGWVVPPEDVSAMAKTLVELRDRPQTLQEASTNALEIGRKRLQRSQAVKEIERVLLTSVVNEIS from the coding sequence ATGGCGAAACCGTCGTTGGAGTGCCAGCCCGCGCGACAATGCACTGACGGCGCAATGCACGTATGCGTCATCGTGGGCAGCCTTCGCTCCTGTGTCTACCTCTTCGTTTTCTCACCGTCTCAACTGTCTACCTTCCCGGGACTCGGCCCTGCCTTGATGCACATCCTCGCCTTTATCCACCATTATCATACACCAGACTGTGCCACCGCCGTTCGACCCTATTCTCTCGTGCGGCATCTCGCGCGCAATCACGACGTGACGCTGATCACGACGGATGCGTGGCGCAGCCGCAGACACACGGACGAGTTCCAGTGGGTCCCGGACAATGTCCGACTTATCGAGTACGACGTAACGTATCGCAACGCGATGGGGACGAGTGAACGCGTAATTGCATTTGCGAAATTCGCTGCACGAGCGCTCGCGGACGGCATTCGGGGAACAAAGCCCGATGTTATCTTCGCCACATCTACACCACTCAGCACAGGTCTGGTGGGCGCGCTCGTTGCACGATGGCATCGCGTGCCGTGGGTCTTCGAGGTTCGCGACCTCTGGCCCGACTTCCCGATCCAGATGGGCGCTCTTCGCTCGCCTGTACTTCGCTCGCTTCTTTACCGTCTCGAGAGCTTCCTCTATCGGAATGCATCGCACGTGATCGGTCTCTCTCCGGACATGACGGATCACGTCCAGCAGATTGCTCCACAAACGGCCGCATCGACCGTTCTATACGGTAGCGACCTGGATTTCCACCGTGCGGTTTCAGACGAGGACGTGGCTCGCATGCGCGCCATCGCAGGGAAGGACGCCCCGATGACTGTACTTTACGCTGGAAGTTTTGGCCGGGCGAATGCAATTCCTTCGCTAATAGAAGTGGCCCGCAAGCTTCAACATCGTTCGGACATCCGCTTTGTGATGACGGGTGAAGGCTATCATGCCGAAACGGTTCGTCAAGCCGAACGTGCACTCGACAACTTGACTCGGATCCCGCCGCTTCCGCACCACCAAGCGGTCGCTCTCTTTGCTGCAGCCGATGTTTCCCTCGTTTCATTTGCCGACGTACCTGTTTTATCGTCGAACTCACCTGGCAAACTATTTGACAGCCTTGCAGCCGGAACCCCTGTCGTTGTCACCAACCCCGGATGGACGGCCGACGTCGTTCGAGAAAATCGATGCGGCTGGGTCGTTCCACCAGAAGATGTCAGTGCGATGGCGAAAACGCTCGTTGAACTTCGCGACCGACCGCAGACCTTGCAAGAAGCAAGC
- a CDS encoding acetyltransferase, with amino-acid sequence MKDSFANADKAPSCWLVGAGGFGREVASWAQNATSGPTDAARLAFIDDDPDLVGQNRLGVPIDGTIADLTTASGGSFAITIGTSVLRRQIADTLTEAAVSPVCLLHPSVAPDPTVDIGAGTILCARVTPTVNVRIGCHVIVNLHATIGHDAVLGDFVTLHPGVHVSGHVVIGEATEIGTGAVLLPGVTVGANVRVGAGAVVTSDVPDGETVVGVPARATMH; translated from the coding sequence GTGAAGGATTCTTTCGCAAACGCTGATAAGGCCCCTTCATGCTGGCTTGTTGGGGCTGGTGGCTTCGGGCGAGAGGTCGCGTCTTGGGCACAAAACGCTACCAGTGGACCGACAGACGCCGCCCGACTAGCATTTATCGATGATGACCCGGACCTCGTCGGTCAGAACCGACTCGGCGTACCGATCGATGGAACCATTGCCGATCTTACGACAGCGAGCGGAGGCAGCTTCGCGATCACAATCGGCACGTCCGTGCTGCGGCGGCAAATAGCCGATACGCTCACGGAGGCTGCTGTTTCACCCGTCTGTCTCCTCCATCCCAGCGTTGCTCCGGACCCGACGGTGGACATCGGTGCCGGCACGATTCTCTGCGCTCGTGTGACACCAACGGTCAATGTCAGAATCGGGTGCCACGTGATCGTGAACCTGCACGCTACCATTGGGCACGACGCCGTGCTGGGCGACTTCGTCACGCTTCACCCTGGCGTCCATGTCTCTGGTCACGTCGTGATCGGGGAAGCGACGGAGATCGGTACGGGTGCCGTACTTCTTCCGGGGGTAACCGTCGGTGCGAACGTGCGAGTGGGGGCGGGCGCTGTTGTCACATCCGACGTTCCAGATGGCGAAACCGTCGTTGGAGTGCCAGCCCGCGCGACAATGCACTGA